The Polaribacter tangerinus genome has a segment encoding these proteins:
- a CDS encoding AraC family transcriptional regulator, with the protein MEIIKANRMVTPLNNNNFFSILNYTKAKFTFPIHFHPEYELKLVMNASGKRIIGDSNLSFEVNDLVLVGPNTPHVWAAKPIGKYAHVITIHFNAESFLSNSFLDKDSSFNLKELLKNSKRGVLFSKEAIENISNSIILLSTLNYDFNSILKLLSILHQLSISKNQKLLASSNYKGPVRNTYNLRVKKVITFIENNFQNQIRIKDISKIISMSESAFSHFFKKTTNKSFTDFLTEYRIGNASKLLLESEKNISEICYSSGFNNLSNFNRIFKRMRGCSPKEFRQKHNLTRLF; encoded by the coding sequence ATGGAGATAATTAAAGCAAATAGAATGGTAACTCCTTTAAATAACAATAACTTTTTTTCCATTCTTAATTATACAAAAGCAAAGTTTACTTTTCCAATTCATTTTCATCCAGAATATGAGCTTAAATTGGTAATGAATGCAAGTGGGAAGAGAATAATTGGGGATTCTAACTTAAGTTTTGAAGTAAATGATTTGGTTTTAGTAGGTCCCAACACCCCTCATGTTTGGGCTGCAAAACCAATAGGGAAATATGCTCATGTAATTACAATACATTTTAATGCTGAAAGTTTTCTTAGTAATTCATTTCTTGATAAAGATTCTTCATTCAATCTAAAAGAACTTCTAAAAAATTCTAAAAGAGGTGTCTTATTTTCAAAAGAAGCAATAGAAAACATATCTAATAGTATTATATTATTATCTACTTTAAATTATGATTTTAACTCCATTTTAAAACTTCTATCTATTTTACATCAATTATCTATATCAAAAAACCAAAAATTATTAGCATCATCAAACTACAAAGGTCCAGTAAGAAACACCTATAACTTGAGAGTTAAAAAAGTAATAACTTTTATTGAAAATAACTTTCAAAATCAAATCAGAATTAAAGACATATCAAAAATAATCTCTATGTCTGAATCTGCGTTCAGTCATTTTTTCAAAAAAACAACTAACAAATCTTTTACAGACTTCTTAACAGAGTATAGAATAGGGAATGCTTCTAAATTACTTCTCGAATCTGAAAAAAACATTTCTGAAATATGCTATTCTAGCGGTTTTAACAATCTATCTAATTTTAACAGAATTTTTAAGAGAATGAGAGGTTGTAGTCCAAAAGAATTTAGACAGAAGCATAACTTAACAAGATTATTTTAA
- a CDS encoding Ig-like domain-containing protein, translating to MKKLFLITIIFLTINGCSDEDSFSIKYILKVENTNGGKTNAVENSYDEGTNITVTAIPENNYKFIRWEIIGNNSSEENPLELTMNGNKFLTPIFSGLRVSNITISPKSLQLELGKTSNLSVDILPITATDKTYTWLIENPSIASINNQGVIEALSIGKTNITVISNDNGLTDTASITVIESPPTNSFLIDFGPNDTTNGNLTSSPDINDNYWNNFIDPSINSVINNIIDVKGVSSTFNIILNDEMRANGIVNGGLLAPEDSLLNDLAINTATQDYFFNYNTSSTITFSGLNIENGYSFKIFGSRNSTSTRITQYKINGFNKNGISNSSQGSLTTSGADIGLGNSSVNGNDSNVFNSEVVYPTNNGEITLEIEAITGGFAYVNLIKILEYGN from the coding sequence ATGAAAAAATTATTTTTAATTACTATTATTTTTTTAACTATTAATGGGTGTTCTGACGAAGATTCTTTTTCAATAAAATACATTTTAAAGGTAGAAAATACAAATGGTGGTAAAACTAATGCCGTTGAAAATTCTTACGACGAAGGAACAAATATAACCGTTACTGCTATTCCTGAAAATAATTATAAATTTATAAGGTGGGAAATTATTGGAAACAACTCTTCTGAAGAAAATCCACTTGAATTAACAATGAATGGAAATAAATTTTTAACGCCGATTTTTTCAGGACTTAGAGTTTCTAATATAACTATATCTCCAAAATCACTCCAGTTAGAATTAGGAAAAACTAGTAATTTAAGTGTGGATATTTTACCAATAACCGCAACTGACAAAACCTATACTTGGCTTATTGAAAACCCATCAATAGCATCTATCAACAACCAAGGTGTTATAGAAGCACTATCAATAGGTAAAACAAATATAACAGTAATTTCTAATGATAACGGATTAACAGATACTGCTTCAATTACTGTAATTGAATCTCCGCCAACAAATTCATTTTTAATTGATTTTGGACCTAACGACACTACAAATGGAAACTTAACATCAAGCCCGGATATAAATGACAATTATTGGAATAATTTCATAGATCCAAGTATTAATTCTGTTATTAATAATATAATTGACGTTAAAGGAGTTAGTTCTACATTTAACATAATTTTAAATGACGAGATGAGAGCTAACGGAATTGTTAATGGAGGTTTACTAGCTCCTGAAGATAGTCTTTTAAATGATCTTGCAATTAATACTGCTACTCAAGATTATTTTTTCAATTATAATACATCAAGTACAATAACTTTTTCAGGATTAAATATTGAAAATGGCTACAGCTTTAAGATTTTTGGTAGTAGAAATTCAACATCTACTAGAATAACTCAATATAAAATTAATGGTTTCAATAAAAATGGGATTTCAAATTCCTCACAAGGCTCTTTAACTACAAGTGGAGCTGACATAGGTCTTGGTAATTCATCTGTAAATGGAAATGATAGTAATGTATTTAATTCAGAAGTAGTATACCCAACAAATAATGGTGAAATAACTTTAGAAATTGAGGCTATTACAGGTGGATTTGCATATGTGAATTTAATTAAAATTTTAGAATATGGCAACTAA